DNA from Rosa rugosa chromosome 6, drRosRugo1.1, whole genome shotgun sequence:
GGTTTTTATTGAATAGGGAATGACAGAGCACTAATCACGGTAAGAATGAGCGAGAGTGATGAAGTGAGAGAGTTGCGATAGTGGAAATCAAGCGAGCACATGAGTTCTTGAGTAAATGGTGCATAGCCATGACGGCGGAGATAacaaaggagagagagacgacTGGAATTTAGTCAATTTACAGAGATAGAGTGATTGAAATCATGCCCCTTTATTCTTGGTGGCCATCAGGTCATGTGTTCGAATGGGTTTGGAATCTGGGAATAAAATTCTTATTGTATATTCTCATTATTCTTATTTATTAACAATaagtctttatatatatatatatatatatatatatatatatacacacacacacttatttatatttttgtatgttgtaaaatatattaaaatttaaaaaactaaaaccgcctaggcgccgtctaggcgctagtcccctgCCCACCGCCCGACTAACGCCTAGCGATTTTTTGAACCTTgcgcacagctttcctactatgttgcggCCAGAAGATAAATCCagcgacacttagtctcaccttGCCACCAGGAGGTAGcaaccatttgacgaagcaaaaAATTTGCTGcttacctagagcagacaagacactttgagtgcacacacaggcatATAGCtcgactagccctacacaacaTGTGCATAGAATTATTACTCGCAAAATGCGCAAGCAAACTAAATAACATAAAACAATAACAtatagaaataaaataaaagcccAGGCATGGCCCAATAGGagagcccaaacccaagcacTATCAAAGAGATCACATCCATGTAAGGCCCGACCCAATTCATGCAGACCTCCCTCCGACTGCCCACTACCCCCGTCGCACCATCACCTGCATTCGGCCGCCTCCTCCAGCACTCCACCAATCAGACTGCCCCAATAAGGTTGCTCCGCCACCCATGCTCTCCCAATCAGGTCGTTCCACCTCCGGCACCTTCCATCAACCCGTAACACTACCAGATCCAGATCGGATTTGAGCATGAACATGGCACCGACCCAGACTAGAGCAAACCAACAACCGCCGACTCTGACCACGCTGGACTCAGCGACCTCAGGCAGACCCAGTGACGGCATCAGCCTCCAACCTCGCCTGTGAGAATAGGACCACCACCCGACAACGAACCCGATCTCTCTTCCCACCTGTCCCGGCTCCCATCGATCCAAATCAACACCGCCTCGATCTGAGGCACCATACTGACCCATCAACAACACCCGTTCGACGACAGTGCCCATGGACGCGTTGTCTGACGGAGGCTAGaaaatttttggagaaaccctggtttctattttctgtttttctttgcttCCGTGTAGCACATAGTTTTGTTCTTTGGCTTATGTGTATTTTATATATTATGCAGTAATAAAGACCATTTTTTCCAGCATGATCTACGCACATACATATGATTACTTAAAGgagttcaatatatatatatatatatatatatatatatatatatatatatatatatatatatataattataattacttaaaaaattaaatatattaaatttttataGCAAAATTACCACAAACTACAAACTCAGCCAAACTTTTCCCATGCGCAGGCCCTGTTTTGAGGAAATCCATGTGGTGCATTAAATTACCCATGCGCAAGGCACAAACCCATTGCAGCAGACCTGTTTTGAGGTTGTGAAATATACAAAGAAACATGTAATATCTTGACTTTTCTAATAAACTACTCATTTATATAATAATATCTCAAAAATTATTTACACATTTTACAGTAAGAAACTTGAACAatatatcattttttttatgGCAGCCGCACcaaccccttttcaaaaaaaaaaaaaaaaattccaagtCTTCTCATGATGAAGAAGTTTCTCCAGCAGAATTTTCTCGTGTGCTTGAGGCTCTCtttgatttcctttccaatTTTGTAGCCCATTCTCTACCTAAACTCTTCTATCTTTGACTCCTTAGTTATCTGCAACTTGTTGTATATAGTTTAGGATATATATACACTCCACAATCAAACTAGAAAACGATAAAGAAATTTAAGTGAAGGTATGCATTTAGTTAAAGCTACTGACATTCAGTAAGGTAGATATAATGAAATCTTATAGAAAACATTGCTGCAAGCATATTCCATGTAGTAGCAAATACATATTGTGTCATCTTCTTCCATTGCAGCAGCCTTCCTCTTTGCCACTGCGATTTATCTGTGTATATGATATGCGAATATATGAGTATTGCTAAAAATTAAGATTATTGACCTTTAATAGTACATCTTTATGAATACATAGTGACCTTCACTAGCTTACTTAGTAGCTTACACATGAAATTCATGTGTTATGTATATATACAATCATGCGGTATAAAGATCACAACTATAAGGGAATCATATAATGTATCCCACATTCTCAAAGCAACGAAAGAATTAGATGTTAGAAATCAACAGCTTTAGTGAAATTCTAAAGCTATTGATCGAAACACACCTCAATGGggtactgaccctcaatagggTATTGACTAAAGAAACCAGGGTATTAAGTGCACATATGCTGCGTACAAAACTCTTTCATTTCATGTAGCAAAAGAAGgatactgaccctcaatacTACATTGCACATATGACACATTTTAATGCTACTGACCTTCAAAACTTAGGTTATACTCAAGCCAAACAGGCTACAACTACTCAATCCTCACTAGCTTTAATTGCAATTGAAATTTTAATGATACTGACCATCAAAACTCAAATTTTACTCTAGCCAAACATGTTATTGCTACTCAGTCCTCACTAGCTTTAATTGCAATTGAAATTTTAATGCTACTGACCCTCAAAACTCAGGTTTTACTCAAGCCAAACATGCTACTTCTACTCAATCCTCACTAGCTTTAATTGCAGTTAAAATTTTAATGCTATTAACCCTCACAACTCAGGTTTTACTCGAGCCAAACATGCTACTGCTACTCAATCCTCACTAGCTTTAGTGATACTGACCATCAAAACTCAGATTTATTCTAGCCAAACATGCTACTGCTGCTCAATCCTCACCAGCTTTAGTTGTAACTGAAATTTTAATGCTATTGACCACCACAACTCAGGTTTTACTGAAGCCAAAATGCTACTATTATTCAATGCTCACTAGCTTTAATTGCAATTGAAATTTTAATGCTACTGACCCTCACAAATCATGTTTTACTGAAGCCAAACATGCTACTGCTACCCACTGCTCACTAGCTTTAACTGCAATTAAAATTTTAATGCTACTGACCCTTACAATTCAGGTTTTACTCAAGCCAAACAGGCTACCGTTACTAAACTCTCACTAGCTTTAactaaaattgaaatttctCACCATTTCTAAATAGTTTCATGCATTTTCTCGTCCTAACCCTAACTCACTCTACTGTACTAGAAAGTTTCTAATTAGATCTTAGATCTTAGATCTAGCAGCCTACTATCCTATAGCTGCATAAATTCGTTATTCACTTACTTCTGATTTCTCagtaaccaaaccaaaccaattaaacaatcaatcatgaatcaaagaCTATACCTACTAACCCTCAGTGACTAGAAATTTCTTTTGCTACTGAACTTCAAGGCACACCCCATATTAGATGTAGTCcggatgaatttttttattaatcgcGGTCCTATGACTCACCTGCCACGTTGGATTTGTTTCCTTTTCTATCTTACTGATTCAACACCTAAATTTTTCTTTCCTAACATGCCCTTATTTAATATATTCTACAATAAAcagtaaaaatcaatatattaatTATAATCCTAAATTATTGCAATCTTGTTAATGTAAAATTAGCAAATTTAATACGTCGACTTTAATTAACATTGTTAGATCCTTGATTGAATTGAAAAGaggaatctttttttttttttttttgaaattaagaGGAATCTTTATATATTAAGACATTATTTTTCCTTACTATTACCTATTACATAGAGAAggctctttctccttcttcttcttcttcttcttcttcttcttcttttctaccGAATCATctcttttttcctctctttcttccatgcatttcttctttccaacacatacttctgattttttttgtttatttctttttctctcataTCTATAGTTTTTGTATGGTTTCTCCCTTCTTAATTTGTTTTTAGGTCTTACTAACATGATTTCTTCAATTCACAGCTACCTTTATCATAAACTTAGTAAGAAGTTTTTGTTTACGTTTGATATAGAATCGATTATGGTGTTATAAGTAATATTTGTCATAGAATTTGATCAGACATTTTTATTTCACATTTACATGCCTCATTTATAGAATTATAGGTAAGATTTCACAAGTTTAAACAATTTCCAAGTTTCTCTATATCTCTATATCTAAAGATCTCTCATTATCTCTCACTTTCTCTTTCATACCTTTATCTTTTAATTAGGTGTAGGTTTTTATGTACATACTTGTACATTTTGATTAGATTGGTAATATATtctatgtttctttttcctgCTTCATATGTCTAGGTAGGTCAAATATCTACTATACAGCTTTAAATACCTCTATTATATAGATACAATTGAAGCAATaatgtttaaattttttttctaaagtttttCATCCTATAATATAGGTATATAAGTATTCGATACCTACATCTTAGGTATATCGATTTCATAGGAATGCATTTAATCTTATATGTCTAAAAATtattcattgatgaattctaaattttggaattggaatttgaaatttaaaattgagcTAAAATTGTGATTTAATTAGTGAATTTGGAATTATTTACCTTATTTGATtttaagggtaaaatggacTATTAAAAAAAGCAAATGGACCGCAATTAACAAGAAAAGATGCGCGGACTACATCCAACTTTTATATAACAAAAAGGACTTGGATAGAAAAACCTCTAGCTTTAATTGACCGCACGGAGACCGTGTTTGTGGCCTTTGCGCATGGGAAAGAATGTAAGAATTTGTAGTTAATAGTCATTACCCCAAATTTTTATTGGTGAACTGTGACATATTGgttagggagcttctattcatacttcCAGAATTtatatttggacctctctctttttccaagtGATAATttactttgtcaactcatatcaaattaccaataaggacgcaatgagagagaaatttttttttttactcaacaATCATCTTAAATATAACAAAATTCAGGACAATAAAATTATTCCCGACTCATCTTCAGGActacaaaagaaaaggaagaaaaatctCTCATATTCAAATCAGTTAGCAAATCGGTAATAACCTTGTGCTGCATCATATTCTTTTTGTTCACCAGTATGTTAGCGTACATTTGCTCGTTCTAGTTCTTCACTAGGCTCATCTGATCTTTTGAATGCTTTACTTTTTGTTTGTCTTCCTCTGTATGCCGACAACACATATAGACCAGTTAATTTAATAGTCCAGGTGTTGATGGCTTGTTTTCAACTCTTATTATGATTTTGCTACTCCAACCTCTACTTTTGTAGTCCAAGTATTTGTTATTTTTGTCTAGCTGGCATGCTGTTCTGCTAATTGTTTACAATAATCTTTTGGTTGCAATGAAAATGCTACATTTTGGATAACAATGCTTGGTTGTGTCGTTTGATCAGAGGAAAGAAGGAATGTGGGTTTAATTTATACCACAGAAAATTTGAGGTATGACTAATATTCATTGCTAAGTAGTGCCGATCGATTAAAAGAATTTGCTGTAATTTGGGCTGTATATATACGTTCATGTTTCTGAAAGAACATGTGTCTCGGTGTTTTATTCATGGTTTTTCAGTGTTCATCAGCCAAACATTCGGCAATAGTTTTGATGTCCAGTTGTAAGAAGATAGGTAGCTTGATTCACACGTCTGAATGGTGTGATATCCACAGCCTGATAACAACACCAGCACAGCCAAtacctgctgcgtcttcacgtGGAGCACTATCGACATCAGCGTCGACAATAACATGGATGGGGTTCAAATCAGTTAGCAAATTGGTAATCTCCATTGCGTGCCTAATAATCCTGACAGCCATCAGTTTCTTCCTGTTGTTTCCGCCGTGCATCATTAGCGAGTTTGTAAGTCTCAGCATTGGGCTTTCCTGAATCGTCTGACTGAGTACCTCCCAGCAGATAATTAATTGAAGAACTCAAAGATTGGAGTGGCCTTCATGGGTTTACCTTATTCATGATCTGGTATATATGGATCACTTTACAGTATTTCATTAGAAAACTCTTGATTCTTTTTATCAAAGTTTATTTAGTTTCAGGAATAAATAGgtttttattgattttgttAGACGAGGGGCATTATGAAAAAATGAGGGAGGTGTATATAGGATATTGGTTATTTATAAAAGTAAGTTAGAGGTTTATTAAGCAgagaggtctaaataccaattttagaggtatgaatagaagctccctttttGCAaagctaaaacagaaaaaaaaaaaaaaaaaaaagttatttaaaaaaaaaacacaaaatagttcatgttattttcttgttgattagaaattaatttttaaaactcaataccttatgtttaattttttttattgaaaaaaatttttatgttgtctgattaagaaatggatatgtaattaagatttatagagtaattaattcAGTGAAttaactaagtttttttttaaaagataatagtttgtttgcaaattatatgagtgaggttatttgaggaaattcagtgaggtttagtgagtaaatttagtattagaaaatttgataggaggtgtaaaaagcatagcaggtcaagtgagtaaatttggaggttccaatagaaaaactctaaaACTATTGTGATCGACTCTAAAGTAACTATGTAGCATGATAACCattgcaagtggcctagtggttcttgcctagttggatGTACTCTCCAActtaggttcgaaccccgaagctgtcaaagtggccagacactgtgttgcaatgcacagttggagcatttcacatgcgccggaGTGATTAATCTTTGGGCCTAGGAAACCTTTGAGACACCCATGActaagtcaaaaaaaaaaaaatgatgaaacATATGTATTTTAGACTATTTATATTCCTACTAATTTCATGGTTTTTGCTCCCTTATTATTCATATTTGAAATTAGCCCACCTAAAAGCTTCTGAAAACAAATATATAATATTGTTAAGCCGAGACTTCCATaaatttttgaaagaaataatttcaaaatagtATGGTAGAAACTCTAAAGTGGAAATTTGGACGATTGTTATTTGTAAATTACAatgaaatttaaattttctAAGCAAAAAATTTACGATTCAaacattattttattttttgttatccAACAATCAAACATCGATGAGTCAAATTCACAATcggacaattactttcacttgaagaaaaaaaaaaagtttatgctAACCAAACCGTGATGGTAGTGTCTCGAAATTTAAATATTGAGAGATTCTTACGTATGACAAACGTACCATGTGGTTAATAGGGCAGCCCAATCAGTGAACATGCCAATGAGTGTTTTGAGTATTACATTTTAATGAGTAATGATAAATTCGGAACACATTTAAAATTTTCTGAGTTTTGATTGAGCTACTGCACCGCCACGTGCTACGTTTGCCTTACGTAATAATTTCTAGTGAATATTTTGTTTTAAACCTGTTAATGTGGGTGAATAACCTATGAACCCGAACTTGGTTCCGGGTAGATAAACCAACTGTTCTTACTAAACCGCCGAACCCTAGAGAAACGAAAGTTGCAGCGTTTGCAGTTCCAAAGCAATGTCAGACTACCTTCCCGAAGAAATCATACACAAAATCCTGTTGAAGTTGCCTGTCAAAACCCTAATCAAATCCACCCTCGTCTGCAAGTCATGGAAGTCACTCATCAAATCCTCTACCTTCATTCAGTCCCATCTCCGCACCACAATCGACTCCAACGACCAAAACGACTCTCACCTCCTCCTTCTCAGCGCTTCCTCTTACAACCGCATAGACGAAACTAGTCATCAGCATCACTGGTTGCATTGGGATAGCCCCGAATTCGGTGAATACTCCATGCTATCAACTCCAGTCATTTTCTTGAAAAACAAACCCGTTTCCGATCTCGGTGTGGTCGGAACTAGTAATGGGCTGGTATGCCTTGAGGCTGATCAGTTCTATAGTGATCGTTCTCCCACCTTGATTTGGAACCCATCTATTAGAAAAGTTGTCATGTTGCCTACACCACCTGTCTGTTTTACCTCCACCAAGTATGACAAGTACACAACGCATGGCTTTGGCTATGATGTACATTCCAATGACTACAAGATTTTAAGAGTTGTGACTCTTCTTG
Protein-coding regions in this window:
- the LOC133715750 gene encoding F-box protein CPR1-like, encoding MSDYLPEEIIHKILLKLPVKTLIKSTLVCKSWKSLIKSSTFIQSHLRTTIDSNDQNDSHLLLLSASSYNRIDETSHQHHWLHWDSPEFGEYSMLSTPVIFLKNKPVSDLGVVGTSNGLVCLEADQFYSDRSPTLIWNPSIRKVVMLPTPPVCFTSTKYDKYTTHGFGYDVHSNDYKILRVVTLLDDHSDLSRFATAVQVYSLARGSWKSLSASVIPVDLQGGSERPAFVNGNFHTLEARLSVYYNDHYEEHHKCGGDSFIGTFNLATEAFGEIMRPEALRGGSCSISRYGDSLALIKHLIMISEI